The stretch of DNA TTGCGGGTTGGCTTAGGTGCGATCGCATTATTACTGCTACAAAGACCGCAATTAAAAGGCTATACCCGTAAAGACTATTTACTTTTAGTTATGTTTGGTTTGGGCATGGCGGCAATGAATCTGAGCTTTTATGCGGCGATCGCTAGGATTCCCATAGGAATTGCCGTTACTCTAGAGTTTGTCGGACCTTTAGCTGTAGCTTGTGCTAATTCCCGTCAGCTTTTAGACTTGCTGTGGATCTTTTTAGCTGGTGTGGGAATTTTTTTATTAGCTCCCATACAGGGATCTAGGCTCGATCCTCTAGGTGTAGCCTACGCTTTATTAGCAGCTTTTTTCTGGGGTAGCTATATTTTGCTTTCTGCTAGAGTTGGTAAGGTTTTTGCCGAAATTAGTGGCGTGGCGCTGATGAGCGCAGCACTAACGGCAGGAACGTTGGGACTTTTACCTATAAGTATTTTATCTGGAGGTTTAACCAGACTCGAACCCCGATTTCTAGCAATAGGGTTAGCAGTAGCAATTCTCTCTTCGGTAATTCCCTATACTTTTGAACTAGAAGCACTTAAAAAACTTCCTGTTCGCATCTTTGGCGTGTTGATGAGTTTAGAACCCGCGATCGCCGCACTTCTAGGATTTATTATTTTGCAAGAACAATTAGAATTGCAATCGATTATTGCGATCGCTTTGGTAACATTAGCTTCAGTAGGTGCTTCCGCTTTTGAAAAGCGACGACTTAAATAGCAATTTTTTGAGTAACAACAATGAGATCGCGGTAATTTTCCGCTCGGTATTCTCCATACCTCCGACGAGTAAGTTACTATCCATTAATATAATTAGGCTCTCGATTCTGATAGAAGCTATAAGTCAACTCGATTATTTCAGCCAGGTGTGCTTCGTAAAGCCTTTAGTTTTTACCAATGCTAGTAGTAGTCGTGCGATCGCCATTAAAGTCGTTATGCAAACAATTCTAGACAATTAAGCTAGAGTTTGGCACGGAAAAGATAGGCATTGCTAAATAATGGGCAAATTCGTTGAATAAAAAAGAGAAGTTTAAAGTTTGAAGTATGTTAAAAAACTCCTCGATAAATATCTTCTCTTTGGTTGCTAAAAGAAAGTAATATATGCTGGGCATTCGTCCTGTCCGTTAGGCTTATCGTTCCAAATCCCATACCATTAAGATACATTTTTAAACAAATGAAAAAATTACTCACAATAGTCTTAGGCTCGCTAACTCTTGCTTTTGCAACCCAAGCCAATGCCCAAACACCCGTTCCTAATTTACAAGATTTAGTCGGTGCGAGAGGAAGCAGTGGTGAAGCCCAACTACACGAAAGAGGCTATGAATTTTTGCGTACTGAAAAATCAGATGACAGTGTTTATAGTTATTGGACAGAAAGCAAAACTGGAAAATGTGTCACTGTGAGAACGGAAGAGGGTCGTTATCAATCTTTAGTTTATGCTCCCTCATCTGATTGTGGAACGGCTAGCGCATCGCAATCGAGAACTGAAACTTTTCAAACTGTATGTGGCGTGATTGTCGGTCAACAAAACTATCGCTATCTCTGTGAAGTCTCGGAGCAATATGAAGGAGATGAAAAAGTCAAAACTACTCTGACTTATCCTGACAATGAGCTTCAATTGACCTGGAAGCAAGGAAACCAAGTCAGAATTGATATAACTGGTACATCAGGAATTGATGCAACCTACTCTACCTCTGAAGGAGAAACCGATATATTTACTTCAGAAAAGACTTATTTTTACATCTCCGATAAAGATATGGCGGCTATGGAAGTAGAGAATTTTCAACCTTAACGTTGCAAATAATACCAAATCCTGTTTGAATACAACACTTAAAACTTGAGTGAAGGCAGAGAGCAGAAGACAGAAGGGTTTAAGACTAATTTAAACTCTTAAGTGAAAAGTATATTTTGGTAATCGGATTTGGTATTATTTGCCAAGATAAATTGTTCGGAAAAAATGCAAAAAATGGAACAGTGTAGCCAATAGCTTAAAAAGAATGAAGAAATTTTTCTATGCTTTATTACTAGCCATCCTGACAACTTCTCCTGCTATACTCGTGAAACCAATCTTGGCACAAGAAGGCATTCGCCAAGAACGAATACAGTTTAAACCAGGTGCAAGCAGTGCCGTAGTCGAGGACTCAATTACAGGCTACGAGACAGTAGACTATGTACTCAATGCCCGTGAAGGGCAGTACGTGAACGTCAGCATGGCGACTGACAATAGTGCCAATTACTTTAACCTTCTGGCACCAGAGGAAAACGAAGAAGCCATGTTCAACAGTTCAATGGGAGAGAACCAGTATGAAGGCATTCTTCCCAAAAGTGGTGATTATAAAGTTCGGGTTTACATGATGCGGAGTGCCGCGCGTCGAAACGAGGTTGCTAACTACCGTCTCGAAATGATTATTACAGAAGCTGGAGATAGGTAGTCAACTTCTGGCGGAAGCCCCGAAGGGAATATTAGTGAGGAACGCTACCAAATTCCCGACGCAGTAATTTACGGCGGTTAATTACTTCCCCACTAAAGAATTGAAGGCGATCGCAAGAATTACAAAACGTTTAGCAAGAATTCTATTCGGTCTGACATAAATAAAAAAAACAGGATTTTACCTTATGAAAATTCTTTTTAGTCTGACTCTTGCTACTGCTCTGTCAATCGTGCCTATGGGACTTGTCGAAGCTCAGGGCGACCGTACTGAAAGAGTTCAATTTCCCTCCGGCACCACCGGAACTACTCTCACGGGTCAACTAGGTTCCGAACAAGCCATTCGTTACATTCTCAACGCACGCGAGGGGCAGTTTCTGAAGGTTAGTCTACGACCAGATAATCCATACACTTACTACATTATTTATGTCCCTGGTGGCGAAATTCTCTACGAATCTTCTCAAGCCGGGAACGAATATAATGGGCAACTTTATTTGAGTGGCGACCACATCGTGGAGGTATTCTATAAAGGTGATGTCAATACCGTTGGCAAATACGATATCGCTTTCACGATTGATGGAGGGCAGTCATCTGGGTCGGCAGACGCTCCCTATAGTATTTCTCGTGCCAAATCGTATTGCTTGGCTGCTGTCGGAAATCAAGTCAATAACCGCAATGTATCGGTAATTTCTGCGGAACGGGATGAAAACTTCACGATCGTCAAGGTGCGCGTACCGGGCGCGCAGGCTCCCTGGCAGTGCAATCACGCAGGCAATGTTAAAAGCGTTTTTTATACAGGCAGCGAAGGCGAACTCTAAGCAATACTTAAACCCTTATAAATAAAGGATTTTAAGTTTAAAAACAAATTTTATAGCGATCACTTTGAGATTAAAGCCAAAACTAATTAATAGAAACAGCGCGATCGAGTTTTTGTGGTTTACAATTACCAAGTATTTAAGCGTTGCCTATGATAATCTAAAAATGAGCCAGTTATTTAACGATTGAGACAATATTCTAAATCGTTTAATTCACTCGGAAAAATCCGCTCGAACCATGTTTGTAAAACTCGCTCGGCTCGTTCTTGAGTGAGAAATCGATCGACCGTACCTCGCCACTCTGGATCGTCGGCAGGTAAAATTAGACCATAAAAATCACAGGTTAGGGGACGAGTGGGCTGTAAAACATAATTCTTAAAAGTATTCTGCTTTTCTATTGCTGCCAAGCTTAAAACACTATCGTTAGCAAAGGTATCGAGCGCACCATTTCTAACCGCTTCGATCGCCTCTGACTGTCCATTCGCTCCTTCAAAGTAAACTATGTTTGCTTGGGGATAGTTGTCTTGCAAAAATTGGGCGGTAGTTGTATTTTTTAGTACCCCCACTCGCAGTTTTTCTAAGGCGCGATCGAGATTGCTTTCAAGCTGATTGTTTGACTTGGTTAGTAGACGAGTTCCCGTTGCTAGAAAAGGATTGGAAAAAGTTACCCCTTCTATATCCTCACGAATAGTATTAGGACCGCATTCGAGATGAACTGTATTGTCTCGAACCAAAGAAAAACGATTGTCTAAATTTGATGGCAACTCGGCTAATTCAACTTCTAAATCTAGGTCTAACTTTTCTGTCAAGTGTTCTGCTAGAGCGATCGCCAAGTCGCCACAGTAACCAGACCAACGCTGTCGAGCGTCGATATAACCCAAGGGTGCAGCATCGCGACGCATAGCTACCTTTAAAACTCCAGTTCGTTTTATTTCGCTTAAGATACTTTCTTCTTTGACTGAAGTAACCTCTGTTTCTACAGCAGGAGGAACTATGGAAATAGGTGGTGTTTTACCATAGGCAGTTTCTAGTTGAGTGGGTGTTAGCGACTTAACGGCAAACAATTTCATGGGTTTGTTAGCACTAATAGCTCGACCATACGCAGCACTTAGATAAGGCAGAAATTCAGGGCGGTCGCGCAAATAAGCTTCAAAAAAAGCCACATTCAGGCTTTTGAAATACTCCCGTCCAAAGTTTCGATATTTCCCGATTAAAAACTCGGGAATGGTATCGGCTCCTGCCGCACTTTGTTCTCCCGTAGCAAAATGAGTTCCAGGGTCGAATAAAGCTAAATATTTGGGTTGCGATCGCATCCAGACAAAAGGATGAATCTGTTCGGTAACGACAGGAGCAATTACATCTTGACTGCCTGCCGTTATCATTAGGGGAATATCGATTTTACTCATTCCTTCTGGTCCAAAAATACCGCTAGCGAGGGGATGGGCTGCGATCGCGGCTTTAATACGCGGCTCTTTTAGATCGAAATTCTCTGGCGGTAAAAATTGCCCCCGACACTGAAGATAGAGTGAAAAATTGAGAATCAAATTATCTTGTTGGCAAGTTTCCACCAAACGAGCGCGATCGAGTTCCGCTCCTGCCAGAGACAGAGCCGTAGACCCACCTAAAGAATGTCCCATAACTCCAATTCGTTCTAGATCGAGCAATTTCGCCCAGCGATCTTTAGAGGCGACTAATTTTTCTAATTCATCGATTAAAAACGAAATTTCCTGGGGGCGATTGAGAAACTCGATCGGACTGAGTAAAGTATTGAGTTGCCCTTGTAAATAGGTTTTACGATAGGATAGGTCACTGCCTACATGATCGGGAACTAAAACTACAAACCCATAGGATGCTAGATGTTCGGCAAGGGAAACAAAGTTTTCTTTAACTGCGCCAAATCCATGAGAAATAATGACAATTGGTGCGGGTTGGCTCAATCCTTGAGGAAGGTAAGCATCTACGGGAAAATCGTAGTTCACCGATAATCCCCGTTGGGTTTGCCGCAGGGCTGGATTGTTAACGGTCAGGGTTTCTCTATTAAAAGCGTAAGCTCCAGGTTGGCTCAGATCGGATAATTTACCTGGTTTTGGAGAAGATTTGGCTTCTATCTTTGCCTGTTCTTTTATCGCTTTAACCGCCGCTCGATTATAGTCGAAGTATAAAGTTAGTTCTCGTTGCAGATTTAATAAGTCTCCAACCTCAATCTCGATCGCATCTGTTGGAAACTGTTTTAAGGCATCTAAAATCGTCCAGCCTTCCGACTCGGCATTAGCAGCAGCACCAATCACTGCCGCTCTCAATCCATAGAAGCCATTTTGGTTTGGTGTAAATTTGATTACCTTGCCAACTTGCTCGATTGCATCTCTACCCAATGGGGAATATGCTAAATGATGAGTTTGAATTAGATCGAGCGGAAAGCGTCGCTGAAGTCCCTGACGTAAATTATTTAAAGTTGATTCATCTAAAAATCGCGCAATTAGCCCTAAATCACCAGTAATTTCGCCTGTTGCTGCAAAATTTTCTAAAGATTCTACCGATATCGCGATCGCTAAAGGACTGTTAAGATAAAGGCGAATTTCTTCCGCACCGAGACTCGGTTTGGCAGTCGTAGTTTCTAACAGACAACCGATTGTCGCAACCGAACCAAAAACAAACAAACTCGATACAATTTTGGATATGCCCTTGAGTAGCTTCTTGCTCATCTTTAAAATTAATTAGATTTAATACGATCGCTTGTTCTAAAGTGAAGCTTCCCGTAAAAGACTTACCTCCCTGACACTGAAAGATCGACATCTCCCCTACAGAATTTTCAGACAGTATTGCTGAAGAAGCAACTTCTGGTTCGGAAGTTGCCAAAGCTATATTTTGAAATTTTCTAACTTTAGAACCAGCTATACTCAAACTAGCCACACTCAATGCAGTACCAATCATCCAGATGTTTTTCATATTCAAAATTGGATAGAAAATTGCATTTACATAGAAGTACTATAATCGTTCGTTATTGGCAAGCATAGCGATCGCCGCACTTTTATATGACCACACAAAACACAGCTAATTTTTCACGATCGCGCCAAAATCAGCTAAAACTCTGGCATGATTGCGTAACAAACCAAGCAAGTTGAGGCGGTTGCGGCGCACGTCGGGATTTTCTGCCATAATTAACACGCTTTCTTCGCCATCGAAAAAGCTACTGACAATAGGGGCAATTTCTGCCAAACTATCGACTAATAATTGATAGTTGCGCTGTTCTTGTGCCGCCTGAGTTTTGGGAACTAATTCCAATAGTCGTTCGTAAAAAGCTGCTTCAGAAGGACTTTCAAACAAATCGGGGTTTACTAACTTTTGGGGATCTAAAGCTTGAGTGTCTAAATCACGGCGGTCTGAAATGGGCGAGAATCGCTCCAGTTTGCCCTCGCCCATCGCCACCTTGCCTTTTACTGCTAATCTTGCCGAACGGTTGACGGTTTCATAAATTTCATCTAGCTTGCCGTTGTCGCGAATTTGCTGTAAAAATGTAGCGCGGTCGCGAACGTCTAAGAGATCGTTCAAAGCTCGTTCGGTATATTCTGCATCTGCATCGCCTAAAACAGCATTAACCAAATCGTAATCGATGTTTTTTTCGTCTTGTAATAAAGTCCGCAATCGCTGCATAAAAAATTCCTGTATCGCAGCAACAGGAGACGATCGTTCTGGATGAGCGGCTAAGAAATCTGTAGCACCTTGTCTAATTAGTAGAGCTAAATTTAGATCTAAGTTAGCCTCCCAAATAATCGCAACAATGCCGTTGGCAGCACGACGCAAAGCAAAAGGATCGGACGAACCTGTAGGAATCATTTCCAAGCCGAAAATGCTCACTAAGGTATCTAATTTATCGGCTATTGCTACTACCTGTCCGTTTAAAGTAGCGGGCATTATATCTTCTGCACCTCTAGGTAGGTAATGCTCGAAAATTCCTCTGGCAACTGTTTCTGATTCACCACTAACTAAAGCGTACTTTTCGCCCATGACTCCCTGTAGCTCTGGGAATTCATAGACCATCTGAGTTACCAAATCGGCTTTGCAAAGTAAGGCGGTACTTTCAATTTCGCTGCGCTCTGCTTCGCTTAAATCCAGCTGTTCGGCAATGGAACTAGCTATTTCCATAATGCGATCGACTTTATCACGCATCGTACCTAGATCTTCTTGAAAAGTTACAGTTTCTAGCTGGGGTAAATAAGTTTCGAGATGTTCGTCACAATCTGCTTTATAAAAAAATTGAGCGTCTGCAAGTCTGGCTTGAATTACTCTTTGGTTACCCTCAGAAATTATCTCTCTTTTAGCGGGATCGCCATTAGAAATCGTGATAAAGTAAGGAAGCAAGGTATCTTGGCTAATATCTTGCTTTACAGGAAAATAACGCTGGTGAGTTACCATCACGGTAGTAATTACTTCAGTAGGAAGACTGAGAAAATTGTCTTTAAATTTACCCGTAATTGCAGTAGGATATTCAACTAAATTGACGACTTCTTGCAGCAGATCGGGGAAAACGTCGGCAGTACCCTTAACTTTATTGGCTTCAGCTTCAATTTCAGATATTATTTTCTGCTGGCGTATGTCGGGATCGACTTCTATATAAGCCGATTGCATAGTTTCTAGATAAGCAGTGGCATGGGGAATAGAGACGGGTTGGGGATGCAAGACGCGATGACCTCTAGATAAGCGATCGCTCTCGATAGTTTCCGAGCCATTAACCAACTTTACAGGTAAAATAGCATCGTCAAGCAAAGCTACTAGCCAGCGAATCGGACGAGGAAAACGCAAGTCGCCATCTCCCCAGCGCATAAAACGCTTGCCTTCTAAACCCGTAATCCATTGCGGACATAGTTCCTGTAAAATTTCAGCCGCAGCGCGCCCTTGTATTTGCTTATAAACAAAAACAAATTCTCCTTTAGGAGTATCTCTAATTTCCAAATCTTCTACAGCTACTTCTTGCTTGCGGGCAAAACCTAATGCGGCTTTAGTAGGTTGTCCGTCTTTAAATGCGGCTTTGGCAGGTGGACCTTTAATTTCTTCGGTGCGATCGCTCTGTTGTGAGGGAAGATCTGTAATCAATATCGCTAAACGTCGCGGAGTTCCGTATATTTTAATGTCTGATGGTGTTAGAAATACCTCTGAGAGAGATTGAGAAATTTTATTTTGCCATTGGGCGATCGCACTACTGACAAAATCTGCTGGCAGTTCTTCTGTACCTACTTCCAATAAAAAATTAGACATAAATAATAAATAATATATATTAGCGATAACCTGATAGTTTAAACAGAATAACAGCTATCGGTAACTGCTTCCAAGCAAAGAGCGAGAGGGGCAAGGCACTGCCTTACCCGTACAGAGGTTCAAACATTTTACCTACTCGTCAGCCAAAAATTCTCTGATGTATTGATTTACTAATATTGGCTGTTCTTGCTGTACCCAGTGGCTACAGTTGGGAATGTATTTAATTTGTAAATCTCTTACGTAAGCTTCCGTACCATAGGTTAATTCTTTCCCCAACGCAGTATCTTTTTCACCCCAAATCATCAGGGTAGGAATATCTAAAATGCCCCAGGTGCGATCGCGATTGAATAACTCTTTACCGATACAGCGATAATAATTAATCATTGCCGTCAAAGCACCGCGTTTGGCTGCGGCATCTTTAAAAGCGTTGAGATCTTCTGTAGTAAAAGCCGATTTGTCGATCGCCATGTCGTAAAACATTGAGGAAATTAGCTGGTAGTCATTAGCTTGTAACATTAATTCTGGTAGCCATGGTAACTGAAAAGCAAATACATACCAACTTTTTTGTAGCTGCTGGGG from Myxosarcina sp. GI1 encodes:
- a CDS encoding DMT family transporter yields the protein MLKFKSNIALPPPTALVLISIASTQLGSAIAKPIIQELGATTTVLLRVGLGAIALLLLQRPQLKGYTRKDYLLLVMFGLGMAAMNLSFYAAIARIPIGIAVTLEFVGPLAVACANSRQLLDLLWIFLAGVGIFLLAPIQGSRLDPLGVAYALLAAFFWGSYILLSARVGKVFAEISGVALMSAALTAGTLGLLPISILSGGLTRLEPRFLAIGLAVAILSSVIPYTFELEALKKLPVRIFGVLMSLEPAIAALLGFIILQEQLELQSIIAIALVTLASVGASAFEKRRLK
- a CDS encoding alpha/beta fold hydrolase codes for the protein MFVFGSVATIGCLLETTTAKPSLGAEEIRLYLNSPLAIAISVESLENFAATGEITGDLGLIARFLDESTLNNLRQGLQRRFPLDLIQTHHLAYSPLGRDAIEQVGKVIKFTPNQNGFYGLRAAVIGAAANAESEGWTILDALKQFPTDAIEIEVGDLLNLQRELTLYFDYNRAAVKAIKEQAKIEAKSSPKPGKLSDLSQPGAYAFNRETLTVNNPALRQTQRGLSVNYDFPVDAYLPQGLSQPAPIVIISHGFGAVKENFVSLAEHLASYGFVVLVPDHVGSDLSYRKTYLQGQLNTLLSPIEFLNRPQEISFLIDELEKLVASKDRWAKLLDLERIGVMGHSLGGSTALSLAGAELDRARLVETCQQDNLILNFSLYLQCRGQFLPPENFDLKEPRIKAAIAAHPLASGIFGPEGMSKIDIPLMITAGSQDVIAPVVTEQIHPFVWMRSQPKYLALFDPGTHFATGEQSAAGADTIPEFLIGKYRNFGREYFKSLNVAFFEAYLRDRPEFLPYLSAAYGRAISANKPMKLFAVKSLTPTQLETAYGKTPPISIVPPAVETEVTSVKEESILSEIKRTGVLKVAMRRDAAPLGYIDARQRWSGYCGDLAIALAEHLTEKLDLDLEVELAELPSNLDNRFSLVRDNTVHLECGPNTIREDIEGVTFSNPFLATGTRLLTKSNNQLESNLDRALEKLRVGVLKNTTTAQFLQDNYPQANIVYFEGANGQSEAIEAVRNGALDTFANDSVLSLAAIEKQNTFKNYVLQPTRPLTCDFYGLILPADDPEWRGTVDRFLTQERAERVLQTWFERIFPSELNDLEYCLNR
- the glyS gene encoding glycine--tRNA ligase subunit beta, yielding MSNFLLEVGTEELPADFVSSAIAQWQNKISQSLSEVFLTPSDIKIYGTPRRLAILITDLPSQQSDRTEEIKGPPAKAAFKDGQPTKAALGFARKQEVAVEDLEIRDTPKGEFVFVYKQIQGRAAAEILQELCPQWITGLEGKRFMRWGDGDLRFPRPIRWLVALLDDAILPVKLVNGSETIESDRLSRGHRVLHPQPVSIPHATAYLETMQSAYIEVDPDIRQQKIISEIEAEANKVKGTADVFPDLLQEVVNLVEYPTAITGKFKDNFLSLPTEVITTVMVTHQRYFPVKQDISQDTLLPYFITISNGDPAKREIISEGNQRVIQARLADAQFFYKADCDEHLETYLPQLETVTFQEDLGTMRDKVDRIMEIASSIAEQLDLSEAERSEIESTALLCKADLVTQMVYEFPELQGVMGEKYALVSGESETVARGIFEHYLPRGAEDIMPATLNGQVVAIADKLDTLVSIFGLEMIPTGSSDPFALRRAANGIVAIIWEANLDLNLALLIRQGATDFLAAHPERSSPVAAIQEFFMQRLRTLLQDEKNIDYDLVNAVLGDADAEYTERALNDLLDVRDRATFLQQIRDNGKLDEIYETVNRSARLAVKGKVAMGEGKLERFSPISDRRDLDTQALDPQKLVNPDLFESPSEAAFYERLLELVPKTQAAQEQRNYQLLVDSLAEIAPIVSSFFDGEESVLIMAENPDVRRNRLNLLGLLRNHARVLADFGAIVKN
- a CDS encoding alpha/beta fold hydrolase; translated protein: MSVISSPNHQFISTNGVNLHYVSQGEGKLMLMLHGFPEFWYSWRHQLSEFAANYHTVAVDMRGYNDSDKPQRVEAYAMSELIRDVRGVIEGLGYEQCVLVAHDWGGAIAWNFAYAYPEMVEKLIVLNIPHPAKFAEGLKTPQQLQKSWYVFAFQLPWLPELMLQANDYQLISSMFYDMAIDKSAFTTEDLNAFKDAAAKRGALTAMINYYRCIGKELFNRDRTWGILDIPTLMIWGEKDTALGKELTYGTEAYVRDLQIKYIPNCSHWVQQEQPILVNQYIREFLADE